Proteins encoded within one genomic window of Gadus macrocephalus chromosome 16, ASM3116895v1:
- the slc5a2 gene encoding sodium/glucose cotransporter 2 isoform X1 — translation MESPPVESASPGETTISNAADISVIIGYFILVISVGIWSMLRTNRSTVGGYFLAGRTMTWWPVGASLFASNIGSGHFVGLAGTGAASGIAVGSFEWNALFIVLLLGWLFVPVYLTAGVITMPQYLKKRFGGSRISLYLSVISLFLYIFTKISVDMFSGAVFIQQALGWNIYVAVIALLSITALYTITGGLAALMYTDMVQTLVIIAGAVVLTAFSFSKVGGYAALLARYSTALPNATESLDPQRYNISARCYTPRPDAFQLLRDPVEGDLPWPGVLFGIAIVGGWYWCTDQVIVQRCLAARSLTDVKAGCILCGYLKLLPMFLMVFPGMISRVLFPDEVGCVVPEVCKRVCGTEVGCSNIAYPKLVVSVMPNGLRGLMLAVMLAALMSSLASIFNSSSTLFTMDIWTRLRPQAAESELMLVGRIWVLVIVGVSICWIPVVQAAQSGQLFDYIQSVTSYLAPPIASVFFLAVFVRRVNEPGAFWGLMGGLAMGLCRMVPEFWFGTGSCLFPSACPPVICGVHYLYFAVLLFLCTSVLVLLVSYSTEPLNAQHLHRLVFSLRHSKEEREDLDWKEEERRKTRRREVEQRKREKAESDPVARRKVKSGIRRLIGWFCGMDGGSQTPEQTDQEVAEAPEELPDISEDPMWKHFVDANAIIMMAVAVFMWGYFA, via the exons ATGGAGAGTCCTCCTGTGGAGTCCGCCTCACCTGGGGAGACCACCATCAGCAACGCTGCAGACATCTCCGTCATTATCGGGTACTTTATCCTGGTGATCAGCGTGGGGATATGG TCCATGCTCCGGACCAACCGTTCCACTGTGGGGGGATACTTCTTGGCCGGTCGGACCATGACCTGGTGGCCG GTCGGTGCATCCCTGTTCGCCAGTAACATCGGCAGCGGTCACTTCGTGGGCCTGGCCGGCACAGGGGCCGCTAGCGGGATCGCCGTGGGAAGCTTTGAGTGGAAC GCCTTGTTTATTGTGCTGTTGCTTGGCTGGCTGTTTGTACCTGTCTACCTCACAGCTGGG GTGATAACAATGCCCCAGTACCTGAAGAAGAGGTTTGGTGGCTCCAGGATTAGCCTGTACCTCTCCGTCATCTCCTTGTTCCTCTACATTTTCACCAAGATCTCT GTGGACATGTTCTCTGGAGCCGTGTTCATACAACAGGCTTTAGGGTGGAACATCTACGTGGCTGTCATCGCCCTTCTGTCCATCACGGCTCTATACACTATCACAG GTGGACTGGCTGCTCTGATGTACACGGACATGGTTCAGACGCTGGTGATCATTGCCGGGGCGGTTGTCCTGACTGCCTTCT CGTTCTCCAAGGTGGGGGGCTACGCCGCCCTGCTGGCCCGCTACAGCACTGCACTGCCCAACGCCACCGAGTCCCTGGACCCCCAGCGCTACAACATCTCGGCCCGCTGCTACACCCCGCGGCCCGACGCCTTCCAGCTGCTCCGGGACCCCGTGGAGGGGGACCTGCCCTGGCCCGGGGTGCTGTTTGGGATCGCCATCGTGGGGGGCTGGTACTGGTGCACGGACCAG GTGATTGTCCAGCGGTGCCTGGCGGCTCGCAGCCTCACCGACGTGAAGGCCGGCTGCATCCTCTGCGGATACCTTAAGCTGCTGCCCATGTTCCTCATGGTGTTCCCCGGCATGATCAGCAGGGTGCTCTTCCCAG ACGAGGTGGGCTGCGTGGTTCCCGAGGTGTGTAAGCGGGTATGTGGGACTGAGGTGGGGTGCTCCAACATCGCCTATCCTAAACTGGTGGTCTCCGTCATGCCAAACg ggCTGCGTGGTCTGATGCTGGCTGTGATGCTGGCGGCCCTCATGTCCTCCCTGGCCTCCAtcttcaacagcagcagcaccctCTTCACCATGGACATCTGGACCCGTCTGCGACCGCAGGCCGCTGAGAGCGAGCTCATGCTCGTGGGAAG AATCTGGGTACTGGTCATAGTGGGCGTTAGCATCTGTTGGATACCAGTCGTGCAGGCCGCCCAGAGTGGTCAGCTGTTTGACTACATCCAATCAGTGACCAGCTATCTGGCCCCGCCCATCGCATCAGTTTTCTTCCTGGCCGTGTTTGTTAGGCGGGTCAATGAACCG GGTGCATTCTGGGGTCTGATGGGAGGCCTGGCGATGGGCCTGTGTCGGATGGTTCCAGAGTTCTGGTTCGGTACGGGCAGCTGCCTTTTCCCCTCGGCCTGCCCGCCTGTGATCTGCGGCGTCCACTACCTGTACTTTGCCGTGCTGCTCTTCCTCTGCACCTCCGTGTTGGTGCTGCTGGTCAGCTACAGCACCGAGCCCCTGAACGCCCAACAC CTCCATCGTCTGGTGTTCAGCCTACGTCACTccaaagaggagagggaggaccttgactggaaggaggaggagagaaggaaaacaCGACGCAGAGAGGTGGAACAGAGGAAAAGAGAAAAGGCTGAAAGTGACCCAG TGGCTCGAAGGAAAGTCAAGTCTGGTATCCGGCGCCTGATTGGATGGTTCTGTGGCATGGACGGCGGCTCCCAGACCCCGGAGCAAACTGACCAGGAAGTGGCTGAGGCGCCAGAAGAACTGCCTGATATCAGTGAGGACCCCATGTGGAAGCACTTTGTAGATGCCAACGCCATCATCATGATGGCTGTCGCCGTCTTCATGTGGGGTTACTTTGCATAG
- the slc5a2 gene encoding sodium/glucose cotransporter 2 isoform X2: protein MFLHSRIFESCLYCLWVTVFNALFIVLLLGWLFVPVYLTAGVITMPQYLKKRFGGSRISLYLSVISLFLYIFTKISVDMFSGAVFIQQALGWNIYVAVIALLSITALYTITGGLAALMYTDMVQTLVIIAGAVVLTAFSFSKVGGYAALLARYSTALPNATESLDPQRYNISARCYTPRPDAFQLLRDPVEGDLPWPGVLFGIAIVGGWYWCTDQVIVQRCLAARSLTDVKAGCILCGYLKLLPMFLMVFPGMISRVLFPDEVGCVVPEVCKRVCGTEVGCSNIAYPKLVVSVMPNGLRGLMLAVMLAALMSSLASIFNSSSTLFTMDIWTRLRPQAAESELMLVGRIWVLVIVGVSICWIPVVQAAQSGQLFDYIQSVTSYLAPPIASVFFLAVFVRRVNEPGAFWGLMGGLAMGLCRMVPEFWFGTGSCLFPSACPPVICGVHYLYFAVLLFLCTSVLVLLVSYSTEPLNAQHLHRLVFSLRHSKEEREDLDWKEEERRKTRRREVEQRKREKAESDPVARRKVKSGIRRLIGWFCGMDGGSQTPEQTDQEVAEAPEELPDISEDPMWKHFVDANAIIMMAVAVFMWGYFA from the exons ATGTTCCTGCATTCAAGAATTTTCGAGTCCTGCTTATATTGTCTGTGGGTTACTGTATTTAAT GCCTTGTTTATTGTGCTGTTGCTTGGCTGGCTGTTTGTACCTGTCTACCTCACAGCTGGG GTGATAACAATGCCCCAGTACCTGAAGAAGAGGTTTGGTGGCTCCAGGATTAGCCTGTACCTCTCCGTCATCTCCTTGTTCCTCTACATTTTCACCAAGATCTCT GTGGACATGTTCTCTGGAGCCGTGTTCATACAACAGGCTTTAGGGTGGAACATCTACGTGGCTGTCATCGCCCTTCTGTCCATCACGGCTCTATACACTATCACAG GTGGACTGGCTGCTCTGATGTACACGGACATGGTTCAGACGCTGGTGATCATTGCCGGGGCGGTTGTCCTGACTGCCTTCT CGTTCTCCAAGGTGGGGGGCTACGCCGCCCTGCTGGCCCGCTACAGCACTGCACTGCCCAACGCCACCGAGTCCCTGGACCCCCAGCGCTACAACATCTCGGCCCGCTGCTACACCCCGCGGCCCGACGCCTTCCAGCTGCTCCGGGACCCCGTGGAGGGGGACCTGCCCTGGCCCGGGGTGCTGTTTGGGATCGCCATCGTGGGGGGCTGGTACTGGTGCACGGACCAG GTGATTGTCCAGCGGTGCCTGGCGGCTCGCAGCCTCACCGACGTGAAGGCCGGCTGCATCCTCTGCGGATACCTTAAGCTGCTGCCCATGTTCCTCATGGTGTTCCCCGGCATGATCAGCAGGGTGCTCTTCCCAG ACGAGGTGGGCTGCGTGGTTCCCGAGGTGTGTAAGCGGGTATGTGGGACTGAGGTGGGGTGCTCCAACATCGCCTATCCTAAACTGGTGGTCTCCGTCATGCCAAACg ggCTGCGTGGTCTGATGCTGGCTGTGATGCTGGCGGCCCTCATGTCCTCCCTGGCCTCCAtcttcaacagcagcagcaccctCTTCACCATGGACATCTGGACCCGTCTGCGACCGCAGGCCGCTGAGAGCGAGCTCATGCTCGTGGGAAG AATCTGGGTACTGGTCATAGTGGGCGTTAGCATCTGTTGGATACCAGTCGTGCAGGCCGCCCAGAGTGGTCAGCTGTTTGACTACATCCAATCAGTGACCAGCTATCTGGCCCCGCCCATCGCATCAGTTTTCTTCCTGGCCGTGTTTGTTAGGCGGGTCAATGAACCG GGTGCATTCTGGGGTCTGATGGGAGGCCTGGCGATGGGCCTGTGTCGGATGGTTCCAGAGTTCTGGTTCGGTACGGGCAGCTGCCTTTTCCCCTCGGCCTGCCCGCCTGTGATCTGCGGCGTCCACTACCTGTACTTTGCCGTGCTGCTCTTCCTCTGCACCTCCGTGTTGGTGCTGCTGGTCAGCTACAGCACCGAGCCCCTGAACGCCCAACAC CTCCATCGTCTGGTGTTCAGCCTACGTCACTccaaagaggagagggaggaccttgactggaaggaggaggagagaaggaaaacaCGACGCAGAGAGGTGGAACAGAGGAAAAGAGAAAAGGCTGAAAGTGACCCAG TGGCTCGAAGGAAAGTCAAGTCTGGTATCCGGCGCCTGATTGGATGGTTCTGTGGCATGGACGGCGGCTCCCAGACCCCGGAGCAAACTGACCAGGAAGTGGCTGAGGCGCCAGAAGAACTGCCTGATATCAGTGAGGACCCCATGTGGAAGCACTTTGTAGATGCCAACGCCATCATCATGATGGCTGTCGCCGTCTTCATGTGGGGTTACTTTGCATAG
- the slc5a2 gene encoding sodium/glucose cotransporter 2 isoform X3: MPQYLKKRFGGSRISLYLSVISLFLYIFTKISVDMFSGAVFIQQALGWNIYVAVIALLSITALYTITGGLAALMYTDMVQTLVIIAGAVVLTAFSFSKVGGYAALLARYSTALPNATESLDPQRYNISARCYTPRPDAFQLLRDPVEGDLPWPGVLFGIAIVGGWYWCTDQVIVQRCLAARSLTDVKAGCILCGYLKLLPMFLMVFPGMISRVLFPDEVGCVVPEVCKRVCGTEVGCSNIAYPKLVVSVMPNGLRGLMLAVMLAALMSSLASIFNSSSTLFTMDIWTRLRPQAAESELMLVGRIWVLVIVGVSICWIPVVQAAQSGQLFDYIQSVTSYLAPPIASVFFLAVFVRRVNEPGAFWGLMGGLAMGLCRMVPEFWFGTGSCLFPSACPPVICGVHYLYFAVLLFLCTSVLVLLVSYSTEPLNAQHLHRLVFSLRHSKEEREDLDWKEEERRKTRRREVEQRKREKAESDPVARRKVKSGIRRLIGWFCGMDGGSQTPEQTDQEVAEAPEELPDISEDPMWKHFVDANAIIMMAVAVFMWGYFA; the protein is encoded by the exons ATGCCCCAGTACCTGAAGAAGAGGTTTGGTGGCTCCAGGATTAGCCTGTACCTCTCCGTCATCTCCTTGTTCCTCTACATTTTCACCAAGATCTCT GTGGACATGTTCTCTGGAGCCGTGTTCATACAACAGGCTTTAGGGTGGAACATCTACGTGGCTGTCATCGCCCTTCTGTCCATCACGGCTCTATACACTATCACAG GTGGACTGGCTGCTCTGATGTACACGGACATGGTTCAGACGCTGGTGATCATTGCCGGGGCGGTTGTCCTGACTGCCTTCT CGTTCTCCAAGGTGGGGGGCTACGCCGCCCTGCTGGCCCGCTACAGCACTGCACTGCCCAACGCCACCGAGTCCCTGGACCCCCAGCGCTACAACATCTCGGCCCGCTGCTACACCCCGCGGCCCGACGCCTTCCAGCTGCTCCGGGACCCCGTGGAGGGGGACCTGCCCTGGCCCGGGGTGCTGTTTGGGATCGCCATCGTGGGGGGCTGGTACTGGTGCACGGACCAG GTGATTGTCCAGCGGTGCCTGGCGGCTCGCAGCCTCACCGACGTGAAGGCCGGCTGCATCCTCTGCGGATACCTTAAGCTGCTGCCCATGTTCCTCATGGTGTTCCCCGGCATGATCAGCAGGGTGCTCTTCCCAG ACGAGGTGGGCTGCGTGGTTCCCGAGGTGTGTAAGCGGGTATGTGGGACTGAGGTGGGGTGCTCCAACATCGCCTATCCTAAACTGGTGGTCTCCGTCATGCCAAACg ggCTGCGTGGTCTGATGCTGGCTGTGATGCTGGCGGCCCTCATGTCCTCCCTGGCCTCCAtcttcaacagcagcagcaccctCTTCACCATGGACATCTGGACCCGTCTGCGACCGCAGGCCGCTGAGAGCGAGCTCATGCTCGTGGGAAG AATCTGGGTACTGGTCATAGTGGGCGTTAGCATCTGTTGGATACCAGTCGTGCAGGCCGCCCAGAGTGGTCAGCTGTTTGACTACATCCAATCAGTGACCAGCTATCTGGCCCCGCCCATCGCATCAGTTTTCTTCCTGGCCGTGTTTGTTAGGCGGGTCAATGAACCG GGTGCATTCTGGGGTCTGATGGGAGGCCTGGCGATGGGCCTGTGTCGGATGGTTCCAGAGTTCTGGTTCGGTACGGGCAGCTGCCTTTTCCCCTCGGCCTGCCCGCCTGTGATCTGCGGCGTCCACTACCTGTACTTTGCCGTGCTGCTCTTCCTCTGCACCTCCGTGTTGGTGCTGCTGGTCAGCTACAGCACCGAGCCCCTGAACGCCCAACAC CTCCATCGTCTGGTGTTCAGCCTACGTCACTccaaagaggagagggaggaccttgactggaaggaggaggagagaaggaaaacaCGACGCAGAGAGGTGGAACAGAGGAAAAGAGAAAAGGCTGAAAGTGACCCAG TGGCTCGAAGGAAAGTCAAGTCTGGTATCCGGCGCCTGATTGGATGGTTCTGTGGCATGGACGGCGGCTCCCAGACCCCGGAGCAAACTGACCAGGAAGTGGCTGAGGCGCCAGAAGAACTGCCTGATATCAGTGAGGACCCCATGTGGAAGCACTTTGTAGATGCCAACGCCATCATCATGATGGCTGTCGCCGTCTTCATGTGGGGTTACTTTGCATAG